From the Hemicordylus capensis ecotype Gifberg chromosome 1, rHemCap1.1.pri, whole genome shotgun sequence genome, the window taccgcCCGGTGGTGTAGGTGGAACGGACTCACCCAGAATCACAGGGACTGATGGGTCCTCAGGGCTGGGCCCAGCTGGCACTGCCGGTGTGGGATCGATGGGAGCCGCTGGCTCCGGCACATCCGGAACTGGCGCAGGGACATCCGGGTCTGGAACTCCAGGCAAAGGTGCCGGGGCAGCAGGAGCCCCGGGAGCAGATGGACCAGCAGGAACAAGACCTTGTTCTAACGCAGCCAACCTATCAGAAATGGATCTCAATAATTGTGTCTGAACAGCAACCCGCGTGCGCTTAGAGGCCGGCTGTGGGACACCCGAGGGCCCAGCCTCCTTGTCGGGAGGAGGGATGGCCCTGGCCTTTTCAAGGGCTTCCATCCTCTATACCAGGCCTCTAATGAGCACCATCTCCTGATCCTCGTCCgaggaagggggggggcacaggccGCTTAGG encodes:
- the LOC128340206 gene encoding uncharacterized protein LOC128340206, whose amino-acid sequence is MEALEKARAIPPPDKEAGPSGVPQPASKRTRVAVQTQLLRSISDRLAALEQGLVPAGPSAPGAPAAPAPLPGVPDPDVPAPVPDVPEPAAPIDPTPAVPAGPSPEDPSVPVILDYFFTVLLETEMLKTLCKDHSEKPTLYFSTGNPDWHWQQAKDSHPHQAAKVCKVAAQKGICRAEGAGFSNQKAVKEAVIFCRIASYTVTYRG